A genome region from Akkermansiaceae bacterium includes the following:
- the accB gene encoding acetyl-CoA carboxylase biotin carboxyl carrier protein, translating into MDLQEIRKIVELMNEHGLTHFDLTKKDFHLKLKKGADLEDLGKLLSSIPSAPAAAAAAPVAAISAPAAASSTPAPAAAEGAEITSPMVGTFYRKPAPDAPNFVEVGTAVSEGQTLCIIEAMKVMNEIKAERSGTICAIVAEDSNPVQYGDTLFRIK; encoded by the coding sequence GTGGACCTCCAAGAAATCCGGAAAATCGTCGAACTGATGAATGAGCATGGGCTCACCCACTTCGATCTCACCAAAAAGGACTTTCACCTCAAGCTAAAGAAAGGCGCGGATCTCGAGGATCTCGGGAAACTTCTCTCCAGCATCCCGTCCGCCCCTGCAGCTGCTGCTGCGGCTCCGGTCGCTGCCATTTCCGCGCCTGCCGCGGCATCCTCCACCCCGGCTCCCGCCGCCGCCGAGGGAGCGGAAATCACCTCGCCGATGGTCGGCACCTTCTACCGCAAGCCCGCGCCGGACGCGCCGAACTTCGTGGAGGTCGGCACCGCCGTTTCCGAAGGGCAGACGCTGTGCATCATCGAGGCGATGAAAGTGATGAACGAGATCAAGGCGGAGAGATCCGGCACGATCTGCGCCATCGTCGCCGAGGACTCGAACCCGGTGCAATACGGCGACACGCTTTTCCGCATCAAATAA